Genomic window (Georgfuchsia toluolica):
AGTTGATGGTGCACTGCATCGTGTTCATTTCAGCATTTCTGCCAGTTCAGGCTTCATCAAATTAGACATTGAGAATAGCGCCTTGGGTTCGAAGAAAAATGGAGAAAGAAAGACTTCCATTAAAAAACAAGTTGATTGACCAAGTGGCATGGAAGTTGATAAGGAGAAAGAGGCACAGCGTCACCATTGTCGGCATCGCAAAACAGCGAAACCGCGTACGGCGCCATTCTTAACGTTCAGCAATTACACCAAGCAAAAGGAGGAATCAAATGACGACATGCAAAGAATGCGAATTCTTTTTCACGATCCCCGAGGACGCCGATGACTTTGAAAAGTTGAAGGGTGACTGTATCACTGAAAAGGAAGACGAGAAAGGCAAATACTGGCTGACGAAGCCGGTCTTCGAACTTAACCAATGCTGCGGCGCTTTCCACACGCGCCAGTCAGTGTAACCTGCGCAGGAGGCGATATGGGCGATATGATCACCGAACAAACCTTGGAATACAGAGGCAAAGTAATTCAGTTTCCCCCGGAAAATCCGGCAGAAAAGGATATCCCGGCCGATGAACTTCACGAACATCTGCAAAATCCGTCCACTGCCCGGACCCGGCGGCTTAAGGCACGCTGCCGATGGAAACACGCCTCGGCCGGCGAGTTTTGCGAAAAGAGCGTCACCGCGGGCATCGAGCGCATGCGGCTAATCACCGAGGCGCACAAGGCGACGGTTGGCAAGCCGGAACCGATCCGCCGCGCTCTCGGCCTCAAGCACGTCCTCGATAATTCCACGCTCGTCTTGAATACTGACGAGTTTATCGTCGGTTACCACGCCGAAGACCCGAACATGTTCCCGCTCTATCCGGAGTTGTCGTACATGGCGGTGCAGGATTACCTGGGAACCAGTTATGCGCCACAGCCTGTCAGTGAAGCGCAGGCTATCGTCAATTACTGGAAGCCCTTCAGTCTACAGTCGCGCTGTGAGAAGTATTTCGATCCGGTCGATCTGCGCCGCGGTTATCAGGTGAGCACGATCGAAGGCCCGGTATTCGCTTCAGGCTATAACAGCGTTGTTCCGCCGTACGAAACCGTCCTCGAAGACGGCCTGCTCGCCCGGATTAAGCTGGCAGAAAAGCACATCGCTGAAGCCAAGGCGGAAATGGAGAAGTTTCCCTGGAACGCCACCAAGGGTCTCGACTGGGTCGACAAGATCGACAACTGGGAAGCGATGATCATCGCCTCCAAGGCGGTAATCGCCTGGGCCAGGCGGCACGCGCGGCTGTGCCGGATCGTCGCCGAGCACTTCGAGACTGATCCCATGCGCAAGAAGGAACTTCTCGAGATCGCTGACATCTGCCAGCGTATGCCTGCCGAACCGGCCAGGGGCTTGAAGGACGCGATGCAATCGAAGTGGTTCACCTTCCTCATCTGCCACGCCATCGAACGTTACGCGAGCGGTTACGCGCAGAAGGAGGACTCGTTACTGTGGCCGTATTACAAGGCCAGCGTCATCGACAAGAGCTTCCAGCCGATGGAGCACAAGGATGTCGTCGAACTCGTGGAAATGGAACGGCTGAAGATTTCGGAACATGGCGCCGGAAAATCGCGAGCCTACCGCGAGATTTTTCCAGGATCGAACGATTTGTTCATTCTCACCTTGGGCGGCACCAACGGCGATGGCTCCGACGCCTGCAACGACGTGACGGACGCGATTCTGGAAGCCGCCAAGCGTATTCGCACTACCGAACCGTCGATCGTCTTCCGCTACTCGATGAAAAATCGCGTTAAGACGTTGCGCTGGGTTTTCGAGTGCAT
Coding sequences:
- the bssA gene encoding benzylsuccinate synthase subunit alpha encodes the protein MITEQTLEYRGKVIQFPPENPAEKDIPADELHEHLQNPSTARTRRLKARCRWKHASAGEFCEKSVTAGIERMRLITEAHKATVGKPEPIRRALGLKHVLDNSTLVLNTDEFIVGYHAEDPNMFPLYPELSYMAVQDYLGTSYAPQPVSEAQAIVNYWKPFSLQSRCEKYFDPVDLRRGYQVSTIEGPVFASGYNSVVPPYETVLEDGLLARIKLAEKHIAEAKAEMEKFPWNATKGLDWVDKIDNWEAMIIASKAVIAWARRHARLCRIVAEHFETDPMRKKELLEIADICQRMPAEPARGLKDAMQSKWFTFLICHAIERYASGYAQKEDSLLWPYYKASVIDKSFQPMEHKDVVELVEMERLKISEHGAGKSRAYREIFPGSNDLFILTLGGTNGDGSDACNDVTDAILEAAKRIRTTEPSIVFRYSMKNRVKTLRWVFECIRDGLGYPSIKNDDIGIKQMLEYSKYSLTGNGATEEESHYWVNVLCMSPGLAGRRKSQKTRSEGGSAIFPAKILEITLNNGYDWSYADMQMGPETGHAVDFKSFDDLWEAFRKQYQYAIAFAIRCKDVSRIMECRFLQMPFVSALDDGCMELGMDANALSEQPNGWHNPITTIVAGNSLVAIKKLIYDEKKYTMAQLMVALKDNWEGHEDMRLAFKKAPKWGNDDPAADTLISKFYEDILGGEMGKNTNYSGGPVLPVGQAVGLYMEVGSRTGPTPDGRFGGEAADDGGISPYMGTDKKGPTAVLRSVSKVQKNQKANLLNQRLSVPIMRSKHGFDIWHSYMNTWHDLNIDHVQFNVVSTDELKAAQREPEKHQDLIVRVSGFSARFVDIPTYGQNTIIARHEQDFSAQDLEFLKVDL
- the bssC gene encoding benzylsuccinate synthase subunit gamma, translated to MTTCKECEFFFTIPEDADDFEKLKGDCITEKEDEKGKYWLTKPVFELNQCCGAFHTRQSV